CTGGCCGTCAAAGGGGCGGCGGCCTTGCTAAGCGCCAAACCGGCGTCTGAGGGCGGCAGCGGCGATATCAGCCTTAGCCTCAACAAGGAAAGCGATGGCGATACGGCGCAGATCCTGCTCCAGAAGGGCTATAGCTCGCGGGCCATTCTAGGCCTGCTCGGTGATAACACGCTGAGCCTCAAGGTATCGCCCGATGGTGCGGCGTGGACGACCGCCCTGACCGCCGCCGATAATGGCAGGATTTCAGCGCGCTGGGGCATTCAGCCGCCGGCCTGGCCGATGAAAAGCACGCTCGGCGCAGGCGGCAAGCGCATCGGGCCTATCGGCATGACGACCACCAGTAATGCCGCGGTGACCGCCAACCGGCTCTATGTTGTGCCGGTGGCTGTTCCCTATGATCTGACAGTGGCGCTGAATGTGCGGGTGACGACGGGGGCGAGCGGTACTGTTCGCCTGGGTATCTATGCCGATAATCAGGGGCAGCCGGGGGCCTTGGTCGTCGACGCGGGCACGCTGACTACCACAACGGCAGGCGTGTTGGCGCTGGCCATTTCGCAGCCCTTGGGCGCTGGCATCTATTGGCTGGCGGCGGTTTTCAATGCAGCACCCTCAGTCAATATGGCCGTGAGCGCCGCCATGGGGCACGATTCGGCGTCCGCGACGTCCGCGACCGTAACCGGCTATTATCGCGCCTTCACCTATGCCGCCTTGCCGGCCGATGAAAGCGCGCAGGTCTACACCGCCCTTTCCGGCACGGCGCCGGCGCTTCTGGTGGGCTGATATGGAGCGGGGACTTTATCCGAAAGCCTCGGCCTTCAAGCTTGACCGCTGGGTGTGGCCGCATTTCACGCCGCTCGAACTGGCCTGCCGTTGCGGTAAATTCTGTGGTGGTGAATATTTTCATGACCCGGATTTTCTCGATGCGCTGGAAGCGGTACGTGTCAGGATCGGCTTGCCTTTACGCATCAATTCAGCACGACGCCGCGCCTTGCATAACGCGGCGGTGGGCGGGGCGCCGTTATCGCAGCATCGCGTCGCTCTGGCGGTCGATATCGACGTGGCCGGCTGGGGCGATAGGGCGCGCGGCGCCTTGCGCAAAGAAGCTCTGGCGGCGGGATTTACCGGTTTCGGCTACGGCACGAATTTTCTGCACCTGGATCGCCGGCGGCTGACCCCGCCGCGCACCCGTCCGGCGCAATGGGATTACAACACTGGAGGCATGACAAGATGGATGTCCTATCCTTGACCGACAGCACCTTGTCGATTGAGCCAAAGCTAAAAATGTAGGGTTTAAAGTGGTCGGGGCCCCTGTCTTTAAAACAGGGGCCCCGCTGGTGCCACGTGAGAGACTTCGAACTCTCGACCTCAGCCTTACCAAGGATGCGCTCTACCACTGAGCTAACGCGGCCCGACTACAAAAAGTAACCGAGGGCGGGGCTATAGCCAAAGTTTTGCAGAAGACAAAGCGAAAAGTGACGAACAAACGCGAAAAATCGCCGTGCTTGCAATTAATCCCCTGATTTCTTAAGTCAGAGCCTGCAAGTCGCAGTGAAATGTCATCCCGTCATGAATGATACCCCGGAAAAACCCGCCGCCCAACGTATGCAGCGCACGCAAGCCGAGATCAAGGCCGAGCGCTTGCAGGCGGCTTTGCGTGAAAACCTGCGCCGGCGGAAGGCCGCCAACACACCGGCCAGCGTGTCACCAACCGGGAGCGACGCTGATATTGCCGAAAAACCGGTTCAAAACGACGTGTAAAGACGGACGGGGTGTTGCGCAGGGCCTAATGTCATGTAGAACCGCCTATCCGCAGTTTGCGGACATTGGTTTCGAGTTCACGGACACATTATGGATCGCATTGCTATTGAGGGCGGCCACCCGCTCTTCGGAGACATCCCCGTTTCAGGCGCTAAGAACTCCGCCATCAAGCTGATGGCTGCGTCGCTGCTGACCTCCGAACCCGTGCGACTGACGAATATGCCGCGTCTGGCCGATACGCGCCTGCTCGGCCGCCTGCTGCAACGCTTCGGCACCCAGATTACTGAATCGGACGGGCCGGACGGTCCGCAGACCTTGCTGCATACGCCTGAAATCACCTCGTCCTTCGCACCCTATGATCTGGTGCGCCAGATGCGCGCCTCCTTCAATGTGCTGGGGCCTCTGATCGCCCGCACCGGCCACGCCAAGGTGTCCTTGCCCGGCGGCTGCACCATCGGCGCGCGCCCGGTCGATCTGCACCTGAAGGCGCTGGAAGCGCTTGGCGCCCATATCGACATGCACGAAGGCTATGTCTTCGCCCAGGCACCGCGTGGCCTGAAAGGCGCTGAGATCGAGTTTCCTTTCGTTTCGGTCGGTGCCACCGAGCACGCCCTGATGGCCGCCGTCCTGGCCCATGGCACGACCGTGATGAACAACGCCGCCTGCGAGCCAGAAATTGTTGATCTCGCCGAATGCCTGAACGCCATGGGCGCCAAGGTCAGCGGGGCAGGGACCAGCACCCTCGTCATCGAAGGCGTCACCAGCCTCAAGGGCGCCGACTGGTCGGTGATCTGCGATCGTATCGAAGCCGGCACCTATGCCGTGGCCGGCGCCATGGCCGGCGGCGAAGTACGCCTGACCAAGGTACGCCCCGAACTTATTTCCATCCTGCTCGATAAGCTGGTCGAAGCCGGTTGCGACGTTGAGCGCGGCGATAATACCGTCACTATCCGGCGTTCGGGCAAGATACGCCCCGTTGATGTCACGACCGACGTCTATCCCGGTTTTGCCACCGACCTGCAGGCGCAATTCATGGCGCTGATGGCCCTGGCCGAGGGCGAGAGCGTCATCCGCGAAACCATCTTCGAGAACCGCTTCATGCACGTGCCGGAACTGGGCCGTCTTGGCGCAGATATCCGCGTCACTGGCAATGAGGCGCGCGTCCACGGCGTCAGCGAGCTGCGTGGCGCACAGGTGATGGCGACCGATCTGCGCGCCTCGGCTTCGCTCGTGATCGCCGGATTGGCGGCGCGTGGCGAAACCATCGTCAATCGCGTTTATCACCTGGATCGTGGCTTTGAAAATCTCGAAGGCAAGCTGTCGGCCTGTGGCGCGGTGATCAAGCGTCTCAAGGGTGATGAGCCCATCATGGAAGACGAATAGATGGGACTTTTCGGGCTAGGTAAGGCGCCTGCCAAGCCTCTGCGCCTGATCGCGCATGAGGCAGATGACCTGCCGGCTATCTCCGCCCTTGTGCAGGATGCGGCCCTGCGTGTCGGCGATATTGCCTATGACCCCACGGGCCGCCATCTGACCCTGCGTATGAATTGCTTTTGCCATGAAGCCGGTGGTGCCATGCCCCTGCGAGCGCCCTCGGTTCTGCGCATCAGCGATGTCACCGCCATTAAGCGGCGCGGCATCGATCTGACGCAAACCCAGGGTGCGCTCAGCCTGCTCGATATATCCGCCGAAGCGCTGGAAGCGCCCGCCTTCGCCCTGACGCTGCGCTTTGCCGGCGGGACGGATAAGGATATCCGCCTTGAGGTCGAGTGTCTCGATGTCCTGCTGCTTGATCTGGCCGCGCCGCGCAGCGCCAAGAGCACGCCGCTTCACGAACTCTGAGGTTTAGGGCGCTTGCCAAAACAGAGTGAGTCGCGCATCCTTTGCGTTCTGAGCTGACTGCCCAATTGCCTGAAAGAAATGCCATGCGCCTTGCCCGTATCGATATCGACGAAGCCTCTCTGAGCGCCCCTTCCGATCAGGTCGAGCACGAGCGCAAGGTGGCGATGTTTGATCTGATTGAGAAGAACAGGTTCGAGCCTGAAGGCGCCGTCGAAGCCGGTTCGGAAGGCCCCTTCGATCTGCGGCTGGCTCTGGAAGACAACCGGCTGGTCTTCGATATTACCGGCCCTGACTTCGCCCGCAAGATCATGCTGTCCCTGGCGCCCTTCAAAACCATGCTGCGCGATTATCGCATGATCTGCGAGAGCTATTACGAAGCCTTAAAAAATGCCACGCCCGCGCAGATCGAGTCGATCGATATGGGGCGTCGCGGTGTCCATAACGAAGGTGCCGAGCTTTTGACTGAGCGCCTTAAGGGCAAGGTAGCTATTGACCACGAGACAGGGCGGCGGTTATTCACGCTTGTTAATGCCTTGGTGCGCAGCTAAGATCAGTCCCTGCTGGGCACATTTTACCTAGGATTATGTTTTCATTACTTTTTTGTCATTCATGCTGGTTCATCAATAGGGCTGAATTACGTCTGAATACGGACGATTAAAACGCGGTTCGCCTTATACGGGGCCGGACCGTGTTCATATGGCCTTAATCGGCCGCAAAGACCTCAAAAAGACCCCGTAATCGCCTCACGAAGGCCCGTTCATATCACCATATTAGCTCCAGACGACAACATGATCGTCGGCCCGCATCCTCCCCGATGCGTGACCAGTTCAAACTTTGGAGCACATATTATGAAGACCCTTCTTATCGCTACCGCTGCTATCGCTACTCTGGCAATCGGCACTGCTGCTTCCGCTCAGGAGGTCGGCAAGGTGTACGGTTCGGTTGGTTATTCGCAAACCGACAATGACAAGACCGGCGCCAATCTCGGCAGCCTCAATGCCCGCGTCGGCACCAAGATCACCCCGCACTTCGGCGTTGAAGGTGAAGCCAGTTTCGGCACCAACGACGACAAGATTGCCGGCAACAAGTACAAGCTGACCAACAAGGCCGCTGTTTACGGCGTAGGTTATCTGCCGGTTTCGCCGAGCTTTGATCTGATTGGTCGCGTTGGCGTTTCCGACACCGACCTGAAGGCTCCGGCCTCGGCAGGTAAGTTCGAGCAGGGTACGGCCCTCGAATACGGTGTCGGTGGCCAGTACCACATCAATCCGGAATATTCCGTCCGCGCCGACTACACGCGCTCGGATTTCCAAAGCGACAAGGGTAACGCCGATACGGCCACCCTCAGCCTCGTGAAGCAGTTCTAGTTCCCCCTCCCTGGAACGCTTCAACGCATGCGCCCCTTGCCCCTGTGGCAAGGGGCGCTTTCGTTTTAGGGCTTTCCACATCTGGCCTTTGGGTATAAAGGGCGCAATCGCATATTTTGACGCCGTTTGAGTCTTTATGAGACTGCCGCGTCACAACAGAGAGGCCGTATGGCAAAAGAAGAGCTTTTAGAATTTCCGGGTACTGTGATCGAACTGCTTCCCAACGCGACGTTCCGCGTGAAGCTGGAAGAAAGCGGCCACGAAATTATCGCCCACACTGCGGGCAAGATGCGCAAGAACCGTATCCGCGTGCTGGCCGGCGACCGCATTCTGGTCGAAATGACGCCTTATGACCTGACCAAGGGTCGTATTACCTACCGCTTCAAGTAAACCTGATATC
The window above is part of the Asticcacaulis sp. MM231 genome. Proteins encoded here:
- a CDS encoding D-Ala-D-Ala carboxypeptidase family metallohydrolase, translated to MERGLYPKASAFKLDRWVWPHFTPLELACRCGKFCGGEYFHDPDFLDALEAVRVRIGLPLRINSARRRALHNAAVGGAPLSQHRVALAVDIDVAGWGDRARGALRKEALAAGFTGFGYGTNFLHLDRRRLTPPRTRPAQWDYNTGGMTRWMSYP
- the murA gene encoding UDP-N-acetylglucosamine 1-carboxyvinyltransferase, encoding MDRIAIEGGHPLFGDIPVSGAKNSAIKLMAASLLTSEPVRLTNMPRLADTRLLGRLLQRFGTQITESDGPDGPQTLLHTPEITSSFAPYDLVRQMRASFNVLGPLIARTGHAKVSLPGGCTIGARPVDLHLKALEALGAHIDMHEGYVFAQAPRGLKGAEIEFPFVSVGATEHALMAAVLAHGTTVMNNAACEPEIVDLAECLNAMGAKVSGAGTSTLVIEGVTSLKGADWSVICDRIEAGTYAVAGAMAGGEVRLTKVRPELISILLDKLVEAGCDVERGDNTVTIRRSGKIRPVDVTTDVYPGFATDLQAQFMALMALAEGESVIRETIFENRFMHVPELGRLGADIRVTGNEARVHGVSELRGAQVMATDLRASASLVIAGLAARGETIVNRVYHLDRGFENLEGKLSACGAVIKRLKGDEPIMEDE
- a CDS encoding DUF2948 family protein, whose amino-acid sequence is MGLFGLGKAPAKPLRLIAHEADDLPAISALVQDAALRVGDIAYDPTGRHLTLRMNCFCHEAGGAMPLRAPSVLRISDVTAIKRRGIDLTQTQGALSLLDISAEALEAPAFALTLRFAGGTDKDIRLEVECLDVLLLDLAAPRSAKSTPLHEL
- a CDS encoding UPF0262 family protein, producing the protein MRLARIDIDEASLSAPSDQVEHERKVAMFDLIEKNRFEPEGAVEAGSEGPFDLRLALEDNRLVFDITGPDFARKIMLSLAPFKTMLRDYRMICESYYEALKNATPAQIESIDMGRRGVHNEGAELLTERLKGKVAIDHETGRRLFTLVNALVRS
- a CDS encoding porin family protein; the encoded protein is MKTLLIATAAIATLAIGTAASAQEVGKVYGSVGYSQTDNDKTGANLGSLNARVGTKITPHFGVEGEASFGTNDDKIAGNKYKLTNKAAVYGVGYLPVSPSFDLIGRVGVSDTDLKAPASAGKFEQGTALEYGVGGQYHINPEYSVRADYTRSDFQSDKGNADTATLSLVKQF
- the infA gene encoding translation initiation factor IF-1 — its product is MAKEELLEFPGTVIELLPNATFRVKLEESGHEIIAHTAGKMRKNRIRVLAGDRILVEMTPYDLTKGRITYRFK